One genomic region from Methanothermobacter tenebrarum encodes:
- a CDS encoding metal-dependent hydrolase: MKWYTHAIFAIVIGADIGFLLGAELTIRFFIITIIASLIIDFAEKAIFNEHKRQLHNIFTIIPCILAYLFFDMTIGAALTAGILSHIILDCITPTGCPLFWPINKKKYDVKWKYSDNKAREKRILATVSLLALLTVLILLPQGPFMSAISAWTGNKNETNSTNSTHLDLRINLNDPTKDMWIYPLPNGSIFIDIVDEGQGYMTNYYYSYPRSYPRYYPIYREPSIPKNTSPQEEEEEEG; the protein is encoded by the coding sequence ATGAAATGGTACACACACGCAATCTTTGCAATAGTAATAGGAGCAGACATAGGATTTCTACTCGGGGCAGAACTGACAATACGATTCTTCATCATAACAATCATCGCAAGCCTCATCATCGACTTCGCAGAAAAAGCGATCTTCAACGAACACAAAAGACAACTACACAACATATTTACCATAATACCTTGTATTCTGGCCTACTTGTTCTTTGATATGACAATCGGCGCGGCCTTAACTGCAGGAATACTTTCACACATCATCCTGGATTGCATAACACCAACAGGATGCCCACTATTCTGGCCAATAAATAAGAAAAAGTACGACGTAAAATGGAAGTACAGTGACAACAAGGCACGGGAAAAAAGGATTCTTGCAACGGTCTCATTGCTCGCGTTATTAACGGTTCTGATTCTTTTGCCACAGGGCCCATTCATGTCCGCTATCAGCGCCTGGACAGGTAACAAGAATGAAACTAATTCAACAAACTCTACACACTTAGATCTTCGCATAAACCTTAACGATCCTACAAAAGACATGTGGATCTATCCATTACCCAACGGGAGCATATTTATCGACATCGTAGACGAAGGGCAAGGATATATGACCAATTATTATTACTCCTACCCAAGATCCTATCCCAGATATTACCCTATTTATCGCGAACCTTCCATACCCAAGAATACGTCACCCCAAGAAGAGGAGGAAGAGGAGGGATAA